From one Sardina pilchardus chromosome 6, fSarPil1.1, whole genome shotgun sequence genomic stretch:
- the rabac1 gene encoding prenylated Rab acceptor protein 1 isoform X1 translates to MDTKVEDPFAEEAAAEPPAVQSIVGRLWLVKGMSGTMAKDWLDRRRKSIRPWASFVDQRKFSKPRNFGEVCQRVVRNLDTYHSNYTFIFLGLILYCIISSPMLLIALAVFAGAFYIIHLKSLENKLVVFGRELTQGHQLGLAGGVSFPVFWLAGAGAAVFWVLGATLAVIGSHAAFRELESSDLDDLLMEPV, encoded by the exons ATGGACACCAAAGTGGAGGATCCGTTTGCTGAAGAGGCCGCGGCAGAGCCCCCAGCGGTCCAGAGCAtcgtggggag ACTGTGGCTGGTCAAAGGCATGTCGGGGACGATGGCGAAGGACTGGCTGGACCGGCGGCGCAAGTCCATCCGTCCGTGGGCCTCGTTCGTGGACCAGCGCAAGTTCTCCAAGCCGCGCAACTTCGGAGAGGTGTGTCAGCGCGTCGTCCGTAACCTGGACACCTACCATAGCAACTACACCTTCATCTTCCTCGGCCTGATCCTCTACTGcat tatcagcTCTCCCATGCTGTTGATCGCCTTGGCTGTGTTTGCTGGAGCATTCTACATCATCCACCTCAAGTCTCTGGAGAACAAACTTGTCGtgtttg GGCGGGAGCTAACGCAGGGACACCAGCTGGGATTGGCTGGAGGGGTCTCCTTCCCTGTGTTCTGGTTGGCTGGAGCTGGTGCAGCCGTCTTCTGGGTTCTGG GTGCCACGCTGGCTGTGATTGGCTCCCATGCTGCATTCCGTGAGCTGGAGTCGTCAGACTTGGATGACCTCCTGATGGAACCCGTCTAG
- the rabac1 gene encoding prenylated Rab acceptor protein 1 isoform X2, with translation MSGTMAKDWLDRRRKSIRPWASFVDQRKFSKPRNFGEVCQRVVRNLDTYHSNYTFIFLGLILYCIISSPMLLIALAVFAGAFYIIHLKSLENKLVVFGRELTQGHQLGLAGGVSFPVFWLAGAGAAVFWVLGATLAVIGSHAAFRELESSDLDDLLMEPV, from the exons ATGTCGGGGACGATGGCGAAGGACTGGCTGGACCGGCGGCGCAAGTCCATCCGTCCGTGGGCCTCGTTCGTGGACCAGCGCAAGTTCTCCAAGCCGCGCAACTTCGGAGAGGTGTGTCAGCGCGTCGTCCGTAACCTGGACACCTACCATAGCAACTACACCTTCATCTTCCTCGGCCTGATCCTCTACTGcat tatcagcTCTCCCATGCTGTTGATCGCCTTGGCTGTGTTTGCTGGAGCATTCTACATCATCCACCTCAAGTCTCTGGAGAACAAACTTGTCGtgtttg GGCGGGAGCTAACGCAGGGACACCAGCTGGGATTGGCTGGAGGGGTCTCCTTCCCTGTGTTCTGGTTGGCTGGAGCTGGTGCAGCCGTCTTCTGGGTTCTGG GTGCCACGCTGGCTGTGATTGGCTCCCATGCTGCATTCCGTGAGCTGGAGTCGTCAGACTTGGATGACCTCCTGATGGAACCCGTCTAG
- the atp1a3b gene encoding sodium/potassium-transporting ATPase subunit alpha-3b isoform X2, whose amino-acid sequence MESFKNMVPQQALVIREGEKMQIDAVEVVAGDLVEIKGGDRIPADLRIVSAHGCKVDNSSLTGESEPQSRSPDFTHDNPLETKNIVFFSTNCVEGTARGIVIFTGDRTVMGRIATLASGLDTGKTPIAREIEHFIHIITGVAVFLGISFFILSIALGYSWLEAVIFLIGIIVANVPEGLLATVTVCLTLTAKRMAKKNCLVKNLEAVETLGSTSTICSDKTGTLTQNRMTVAHMWFDNQIHEADTTEDQSGASFDKSSQTWIALARVASLCNRAVFKAGEDSKPILKRDVAGDASESALLKCIELSCGNVRAMRDRNKKVAEIPFNSTNKYQLSIHETEDPNDNRYLLVMKGAPERILDRCSTILLQGKEQPMDEEMKEAFQNAYMELGGLGERVLGFCHLMMPEDQYPKGFAFDTDDVNFQTDNLCFVGLMSMIDPPRAAVPDAVGKCRSAGIKVIMVTGDHPITAKAIAKGVGIISEGNETVEDIAARLNIPVSQVNPRDAKACVIHGGDLKDMAGDQIDEILRNHTEIVFARTSPQQKLIIVEGCQRAGAIVAVTGDGVNDSPALKKADIGVAMGIAGSDVSKQAADMILLDDNFASIVTGVEEGRLIFDNLKKSIAYTLTSNIPEITPFLLFIIVSIPLPLGTITILCIDLGTDMVPAISLAYEAAESDIMKRQPRNPARDKLVNERLISIAYGQIGMIQALGGFFAYFVILAENGFLPSMLVGTRLMWDDRTCNDLEDSYGQQWTYEQRKIVEFTCHTAFFVSIVVVQWADLIVCKTRRNSVFQQGMRNKILIFGLFEETALAAFLSYTPGMDVALRMYPLKPSWWFCAFPYSFLIFVYDEVRKLILRRNPGGWVEKETYY is encoded by the exons ATGGAGTCCTTCAAGAACATGGtgccccag caaGCCTTGGTGATCCGTGAGGGGGAGAAGATGCAGATCGACGCGGTGGAGGTGGTGGCTGGAGACCTGGTGGAGATCAAAGGAGGAGACCGTATCCCTGCTGACCTCAGGATCGTCTCTGCCCACGgctgcaag GTGGACAACTCGTCTCTAACCGGCGAATCAGAGCCCCAGTCTCGGTCACCTGACTTCACCCATGACAACCCCCTGGAGACCAAGAACATCGTCTTCTTCTCCACCAACTGTGTTGAAG GTACGGCGCGTGGCATCGTGATCTTCACGGGCGACCGCACGGTCATGGGGCGCATCGCCACGCTGGCGTCGGGGCTGGACACGGGCAAGACCCCCATCGCCCGCGAGATCGAGCACTTCATCCACATCATCACCGGCGTGGCCGTGTTCCTGGGCATCTCCTTCTTCATCCTGTCCATCGCCCTCGGATACTCCTGGCTGGAGGCCGTCATCTTCCTCATCGGAATCATCGTCGCCAACGTGCCCGAGGGACTGCTCGCTACCGTTACC GTGTGTTTGACGCTGACGGCTAAGCGCATGGCCAAGAAGAACTGTCTGGTGAAGAACCTGGAGGCCGTAGAGACGCTGGGTTCCACCTCCACCATCTGCTCCGACAAGACCGGAACCCTGACGCAGAACCGCATGACCGTCGCCCACATGTGGTTCGACAACCAGATCCACGAGGCCGACACCACCGAGGACCAGtctg gtgcatcGTTCGATAAGAGCTCCCAGACGTGGATCGCTCTGGCGCGCGTGGCGTCTCTGTGTAACCGGGCCGTGTTCAAGGCGGGCGAGGACTCCAAGCCCATCCTGAAGAGAGACGTGGCCGGGGACGCCTCCGAGTCCGCGCTGCTCAAGTGCATCGAGCTCAGCTGCGGAAACGTGCGCGCCATGAGGGACAGGAACAAGAAGGTGGCCGAGATCCCCTTCAACTCCACCAACAAGTACCag ctgtCCATTCACGAGACGGAGGACCCCAACGATAACCGCTACCTGCTGGTGATGAAGGGCGCGCCCGAGCGCATCCTGGACCGCTGCTCCACCATCCTGCTGCAGGGCAAAGAGCAGCCCATGGACGAGGAGATGAAGGAGGCCTTCCAGAACGCATACATGGAGCTCGGAGGCCTGGGCGAGAGAGTGCtcg GTTTCTGCCACCTGATGATGCCAGAGGACCAGTACCCAAAGGGCTTTGCGTTCGACACGGACGACGTGAACTTCCAGACGGACAACCTGTGCTTCGTGGGCCTGATGTCCATGATCGACCCGCCCCGTGCCGCCGTGCCGGACGCCGTGGGCAAGTGCCGCTCCGCTGGCATCAAGGTCATCATGGTCACCGGCGACCACCCAATCACAGCCAAGGCCATCGCTAAGGGCGTCGGCATCATCTCCGAGGGCAACGAGACGGTGGAGGACATCGCCGCCCGCCTCAACATCCCCGTCAGCCAGGTCAACCCCag ggatGCCAAGGCGTGTGTGATCCACGGCGGAGACCTGAAGGACATGGCAGGGGACCAGATCGATGAGATCCTGAGGAACCACACGGAGATCGTCTTTGCCAGAACCTCCCCCCAGCAGAAACTCATCATCGTAGAGGGCTGCCAGAgagcg GGTGCCATTGTGGCTGTGACAGGAGATGGTGTGAATGACTCCCCTGCCCTGAAGAAAGCTGACATCGGCGTTGCCATGGGGATCGCTGGATCTGACGTGTCCAAACAGGCCGCAGACATGATCTTGCTGGACGACAACTTCGCCTCCATCGTCACCGGAGTGgaggagg GTCGTCTGATCTTTGATAACCTGAAGAAGTCCATCGCCTACACCCTGACCAGCAACATCCCCGAGATCAcacccttcctcctcttcatcatcgtcAGCATCCCACTGCCACTGGGCACCATCACCATCCTCTGCATCGACCTGGGCACtgacatg GTTCCTGCGATCTCTTTGGCCTACGAGGCAGCAGAGAGTGACATCATGAAGAGGCAGCCCAGGAACCCTGCCAGGGACAAGCTGGTCAACGAGAGACTCATCAGCATCGCTTATGGACAGATCG GTATGATCCAGGCGCTGGGCGGCTTCTTTGCCTACTTTGTGATCCTGGCGGAGAACGGCTTCCTCCCCTCCATGCTGGTGGGCACGCGTCTGATGTGGGACGACCGCACCTGCAACGACCTGGAGGACAGCTATGGCCAGCAgtgg acaTACGAGCAGCGTAAGATCGTGGAGTTTACGTGCCACACGGCGTTCTTCGTGAGTATCGTGGTGGTGCAGTGGGCCGATCTGATCGTGTGCAAGACCAGGAGGAACTCCGTATTCCAGCAGGGCATGAG GAATAAGATCCTGATCTTTGGGCTGTTTGAGGAGACGGCTCTGGCAGCATTCCTGTCCTACACTCCTGGCATGGACGTGGCACTCAGGATGTACCCACtcaa gcCCAGTTGGTGGTTCTGTGCATTCCCATACAGTTTCCTCATCTTTGTTTACGATGAGGTCCGGAAACTCATCCTCCGCAGAAACCCTGGAG gctGGGTGGAAAAGGAGACATACTATTGA
- the atp1a3b gene encoding sodium/potassium-transporting ATPase subunit alpha-3b isoform X1: protein MGYGRSDSYRVATTQDKDDKKKKDAKDMDELKKEVALTEHKMSVEECCRKFNTDIVQGLTNAKAAEYLLRDGPNALTPPPTTPEWIKFCRQLFGGFSMLLWTGAILCFLAYAIQAATEDEPAGDNLYLGIVLSVVVIITGCFSYFQEAKSSKIMESFKNMVPQQALVIREGEKMQIDAVEVVAGDLVEIKGGDRIPADLRIVSAHGCKVDNSSLTGESEPQSRSPDFTHDNPLETKNIVFFSTNCVEGTARGIVIFTGDRTVMGRIATLASGLDTGKTPIAREIEHFIHIITGVAVFLGISFFILSIALGYSWLEAVIFLIGIIVANVPEGLLATVTVCLTLTAKRMAKKNCLVKNLEAVETLGSTSTICSDKTGTLTQNRMTVAHMWFDNQIHEADTTEDQSGASFDKSSQTWIALARVASLCNRAVFKAGEDSKPILKRDVAGDASESALLKCIELSCGNVRAMRDRNKKVAEIPFNSTNKYQLSIHETEDPNDNRYLLVMKGAPERILDRCSTILLQGKEQPMDEEMKEAFQNAYMELGGLGERVLGFCHLMMPEDQYPKGFAFDTDDVNFQTDNLCFVGLMSMIDPPRAAVPDAVGKCRSAGIKVIMVTGDHPITAKAIAKGVGIISEGNETVEDIAARLNIPVSQVNPRDAKACVIHGGDLKDMAGDQIDEILRNHTEIVFARTSPQQKLIIVEGCQRAGAIVAVTGDGVNDSPALKKADIGVAMGIAGSDVSKQAADMILLDDNFASIVTGVEEGRLIFDNLKKSIAYTLTSNIPEITPFLLFIIVSIPLPLGTITILCIDLGTDMVPAISLAYEAAESDIMKRQPRNPARDKLVNERLISIAYGQIGMIQALGGFFAYFVILAENGFLPSMLVGTRLMWDDRTCNDLEDSYGQQWTYEQRKIVEFTCHTAFFVSIVVVQWADLIVCKTRRNSVFQQGMRNKILIFGLFEETALAAFLSYTPGMDVALRMYPLKPSWWFCAFPYSFLIFVYDEVRKLILRRNPGGWVEKETYY, encoded by the exons tacgGCCGGTCAGACAGCTACCGCGTGGCCACCACGCAAGACAAAGatgacaagaagaagaaggacgCCAAAGACATGGACGAGCTGAAGAAGGAAGTCGCTttg acagaaCACAAGATGTCTGTTGAAGAATGTTGCCGTAAATTCAACACAGATATCGTGCAG ggtctgACCAATGCAAAGGCGGCCGAGTATCTTCTGCGTGACGGCCCCAACGCTctgaccccaccccccaccacccccgagTGGATCAAGTTCTGCCGCCAGCTGTTCGGCGGCTTCTCCATGCTGCTGTGGACCGGCGCCATCCTCTGCTTCCTGGCCTACGCCATCCAGGCGGCCACCGAGGATGAGCCTGCAGGAGacaac ttgtATCTAGGTATCGTGCTGTCCGTTGTGGTCATCATCACCGGCTGCTTCTCCTACTTCCAGGAGGCCAAGAGCTCCAAGATCATGGAGTCCTTCAAGAACATGGtgccccag caaGCCTTGGTGATCCGTGAGGGGGAGAAGATGCAGATCGACGCGGTGGAGGTGGTGGCTGGAGACCTGGTGGAGATCAAAGGAGGAGACCGTATCCCTGCTGACCTCAGGATCGTCTCTGCCCACGgctgcaag GTGGACAACTCGTCTCTAACCGGCGAATCAGAGCCCCAGTCTCGGTCACCTGACTTCACCCATGACAACCCCCTGGAGACCAAGAACATCGTCTTCTTCTCCACCAACTGTGTTGAAG GTACGGCGCGTGGCATCGTGATCTTCACGGGCGACCGCACGGTCATGGGGCGCATCGCCACGCTGGCGTCGGGGCTGGACACGGGCAAGACCCCCATCGCCCGCGAGATCGAGCACTTCATCCACATCATCACCGGCGTGGCCGTGTTCCTGGGCATCTCCTTCTTCATCCTGTCCATCGCCCTCGGATACTCCTGGCTGGAGGCCGTCATCTTCCTCATCGGAATCATCGTCGCCAACGTGCCCGAGGGACTGCTCGCTACCGTTACC GTGTGTTTGACGCTGACGGCTAAGCGCATGGCCAAGAAGAACTGTCTGGTGAAGAACCTGGAGGCCGTAGAGACGCTGGGTTCCACCTCCACCATCTGCTCCGACAAGACCGGAACCCTGACGCAGAACCGCATGACCGTCGCCCACATGTGGTTCGACAACCAGATCCACGAGGCCGACACCACCGAGGACCAGtctg gtgcatcGTTCGATAAGAGCTCCCAGACGTGGATCGCTCTGGCGCGCGTGGCGTCTCTGTGTAACCGGGCCGTGTTCAAGGCGGGCGAGGACTCCAAGCCCATCCTGAAGAGAGACGTGGCCGGGGACGCCTCCGAGTCCGCGCTGCTCAAGTGCATCGAGCTCAGCTGCGGAAACGTGCGCGCCATGAGGGACAGGAACAAGAAGGTGGCCGAGATCCCCTTCAACTCCACCAACAAGTACCag ctgtCCATTCACGAGACGGAGGACCCCAACGATAACCGCTACCTGCTGGTGATGAAGGGCGCGCCCGAGCGCATCCTGGACCGCTGCTCCACCATCCTGCTGCAGGGCAAAGAGCAGCCCATGGACGAGGAGATGAAGGAGGCCTTCCAGAACGCATACATGGAGCTCGGAGGCCTGGGCGAGAGAGTGCtcg GTTTCTGCCACCTGATGATGCCAGAGGACCAGTACCCAAAGGGCTTTGCGTTCGACACGGACGACGTGAACTTCCAGACGGACAACCTGTGCTTCGTGGGCCTGATGTCCATGATCGACCCGCCCCGTGCCGCCGTGCCGGACGCCGTGGGCAAGTGCCGCTCCGCTGGCATCAAGGTCATCATGGTCACCGGCGACCACCCAATCACAGCCAAGGCCATCGCTAAGGGCGTCGGCATCATCTCCGAGGGCAACGAGACGGTGGAGGACATCGCCGCCCGCCTCAACATCCCCGTCAGCCAGGTCAACCCCag ggatGCCAAGGCGTGTGTGATCCACGGCGGAGACCTGAAGGACATGGCAGGGGACCAGATCGATGAGATCCTGAGGAACCACACGGAGATCGTCTTTGCCAGAACCTCCCCCCAGCAGAAACTCATCATCGTAGAGGGCTGCCAGAgagcg GGTGCCATTGTGGCTGTGACAGGAGATGGTGTGAATGACTCCCCTGCCCTGAAGAAAGCTGACATCGGCGTTGCCATGGGGATCGCTGGATCTGACGTGTCCAAACAGGCCGCAGACATGATCTTGCTGGACGACAACTTCGCCTCCATCGTCACCGGAGTGgaggagg GTCGTCTGATCTTTGATAACCTGAAGAAGTCCATCGCCTACACCCTGACCAGCAACATCCCCGAGATCAcacccttcctcctcttcatcatcgtcAGCATCCCACTGCCACTGGGCACCATCACCATCCTCTGCATCGACCTGGGCACtgacatg GTTCCTGCGATCTCTTTGGCCTACGAGGCAGCAGAGAGTGACATCATGAAGAGGCAGCCCAGGAACCCTGCCAGGGACAAGCTGGTCAACGAGAGACTCATCAGCATCGCTTATGGACAGATCG GTATGATCCAGGCGCTGGGCGGCTTCTTTGCCTACTTTGTGATCCTGGCGGAGAACGGCTTCCTCCCCTCCATGCTGGTGGGCACGCGTCTGATGTGGGACGACCGCACCTGCAACGACCTGGAGGACAGCTATGGCCAGCAgtgg acaTACGAGCAGCGTAAGATCGTGGAGTTTACGTGCCACACGGCGTTCTTCGTGAGTATCGTGGTGGTGCAGTGGGCCGATCTGATCGTGTGCAAGACCAGGAGGAACTCCGTATTCCAGCAGGGCATGAG GAATAAGATCCTGATCTTTGGGCTGTTTGAGGAGACGGCTCTGGCAGCATTCCTGTCCTACACTCCTGGCATGGACGTGGCACTCAGGATGTACCCACtcaa gcCCAGTTGGTGGTTCTGTGCATTCCCATACAGTTTCCTCATCTTTGTTTACGATGAGGTCCGGAAACTCATCCTCCGCAGAAACCCTGGAG gctGGGTGGAAAAGGAGACATACTATTGA
- the atp1a3b gene encoding sodium/potassium-transporting ATPase subunit alpha-3b isoform X3 has protein sequence MVPQQALVIREGEKMQIDAVEVVAGDLVEIKGGDRIPADLRIVSAHGCKVDNSSLTGESEPQSRSPDFTHDNPLETKNIVFFSTNCVEGTARGIVIFTGDRTVMGRIATLASGLDTGKTPIAREIEHFIHIITGVAVFLGISFFILSIALGYSWLEAVIFLIGIIVANVPEGLLATVTVCLTLTAKRMAKKNCLVKNLEAVETLGSTSTICSDKTGTLTQNRMTVAHMWFDNQIHEADTTEDQSGASFDKSSQTWIALARVASLCNRAVFKAGEDSKPILKRDVAGDASESALLKCIELSCGNVRAMRDRNKKVAEIPFNSTNKYQLSIHETEDPNDNRYLLVMKGAPERILDRCSTILLQGKEQPMDEEMKEAFQNAYMELGGLGERVLGFCHLMMPEDQYPKGFAFDTDDVNFQTDNLCFVGLMSMIDPPRAAVPDAVGKCRSAGIKVIMVTGDHPITAKAIAKGVGIISEGNETVEDIAARLNIPVSQVNPRDAKACVIHGGDLKDMAGDQIDEILRNHTEIVFARTSPQQKLIIVEGCQRAGAIVAVTGDGVNDSPALKKADIGVAMGIAGSDVSKQAADMILLDDNFASIVTGVEEGRLIFDNLKKSIAYTLTSNIPEITPFLLFIIVSIPLPLGTITILCIDLGTDMVPAISLAYEAAESDIMKRQPRNPARDKLVNERLISIAYGQIGMIQALGGFFAYFVILAENGFLPSMLVGTRLMWDDRTCNDLEDSYGQQWTYEQRKIVEFTCHTAFFVSIVVVQWADLIVCKTRRNSVFQQGMRNKILIFGLFEETALAAFLSYTPGMDVALRMYPLKPSWWFCAFPYSFLIFVYDEVRKLILRRNPGGWVEKETYY, from the exons ATGGTGCCCCAG caaGCCTTGGTGATCCGTGAGGGGGAGAAGATGCAGATCGACGCGGTGGAGGTGGTGGCTGGAGACCTGGTGGAGATCAAAGGAGGAGACCGTATCCCTGCTGACCTCAGGATCGTCTCTGCCCACGgctgcaag GTGGACAACTCGTCTCTAACCGGCGAATCAGAGCCCCAGTCTCGGTCACCTGACTTCACCCATGACAACCCCCTGGAGACCAAGAACATCGTCTTCTTCTCCACCAACTGTGTTGAAG GTACGGCGCGTGGCATCGTGATCTTCACGGGCGACCGCACGGTCATGGGGCGCATCGCCACGCTGGCGTCGGGGCTGGACACGGGCAAGACCCCCATCGCCCGCGAGATCGAGCACTTCATCCACATCATCACCGGCGTGGCCGTGTTCCTGGGCATCTCCTTCTTCATCCTGTCCATCGCCCTCGGATACTCCTGGCTGGAGGCCGTCATCTTCCTCATCGGAATCATCGTCGCCAACGTGCCCGAGGGACTGCTCGCTACCGTTACC GTGTGTTTGACGCTGACGGCTAAGCGCATGGCCAAGAAGAACTGTCTGGTGAAGAACCTGGAGGCCGTAGAGACGCTGGGTTCCACCTCCACCATCTGCTCCGACAAGACCGGAACCCTGACGCAGAACCGCATGACCGTCGCCCACATGTGGTTCGACAACCAGATCCACGAGGCCGACACCACCGAGGACCAGtctg gtgcatcGTTCGATAAGAGCTCCCAGACGTGGATCGCTCTGGCGCGCGTGGCGTCTCTGTGTAACCGGGCCGTGTTCAAGGCGGGCGAGGACTCCAAGCCCATCCTGAAGAGAGACGTGGCCGGGGACGCCTCCGAGTCCGCGCTGCTCAAGTGCATCGAGCTCAGCTGCGGAAACGTGCGCGCCATGAGGGACAGGAACAAGAAGGTGGCCGAGATCCCCTTCAACTCCACCAACAAGTACCag ctgtCCATTCACGAGACGGAGGACCCCAACGATAACCGCTACCTGCTGGTGATGAAGGGCGCGCCCGAGCGCATCCTGGACCGCTGCTCCACCATCCTGCTGCAGGGCAAAGAGCAGCCCATGGACGAGGAGATGAAGGAGGCCTTCCAGAACGCATACATGGAGCTCGGAGGCCTGGGCGAGAGAGTGCtcg GTTTCTGCCACCTGATGATGCCAGAGGACCAGTACCCAAAGGGCTTTGCGTTCGACACGGACGACGTGAACTTCCAGACGGACAACCTGTGCTTCGTGGGCCTGATGTCCATGATCGACCCGCCCCGTGCCGCCGTGCCGGACGCCGTGGGCAAGTGCCGCTCCGCTGGCATCAAGGTCATCATGGTCACCGGCGACCACCCAATCACAGCCAAGGCCATCGCTAAGGGCGTCGGCATCATCTCCGAGGGCAACGAGACGGTGGAGGACATCGCCGCCCGCCTCAACATCCCCGTCAGCCAGGTCAACCCCag ggatGCCAAGGCGTGTGTGATCCACGGCGGAGACCTGAAGGACATGGCAGGGGACCAGATCGATGAGATCCTGAGGAACCACACGGAGATCGTCTTTGCCAGAACCTCCCCCCAGCAGAAACTCATCATCGTAGAGGGCTGCCAGAgagcg GGTGCCATTGTGGCTGTGACAGGAGATGGTGTGAATGACTCCCCTGCCCTGAAGAAAGCTGACATCGGCGTTGCCATGGGGATCGCTGGATCTGACGTGTCCAAACAGGCCGCAGACATGATCTTGCTGGACGACAACTTCGCCTCCATCGTCACCGGAGTGgaggagg GTCGTCTGATCTTTGATAACCTGAAGAAGTCCATCGCCTACACCCTGACCAGCAACATCCCCGAGATCAcacccttcctcctcttcatcatcgtcAGCATCCCACTGCCACTGGGCACCATCACCATCCTCTGCATCGACCTGGGCACtgacatg GTTCCTGCGATCTCTTTGGCCTACGAGGCAGCAGAGAGTGACATCATGAAGAGGCAGCCCAGGAACCCTGCCAGGGACAAGCTGGTCAACGAGAGACTCATCAGCATCGCTTATGGACAGATCG GTATGATCCAGGCGCTGGGCGGCTTCTTTGCCTACTTTGTGATCCTGGCGGAGAACGGCTTCCTCCCCTCCATGCTGGTGGGCACGCGTCTGATGTGGGACGACCGCACCTGCAACGACCTGGAGGACAGCTATGGCCAGCAgtgg acaTACGAGCAGCGTAAGATCGTGGAGTTTACGTGCCACACGGCGTTCTTCGTGAGTATCGTGGTGGTGCAGTGGGCCGATCTGATCGTGTGCAAGACCAGGAGGAACTCCGTATTCCAGCAGGGCATGAG GAATAAGATCCTGATCTTTGGGCTGTTTGAGGAGACGGCTCTGGCAGCATTCCTGTCCTACACTCCTGGCATGGACGTGGCACTCAGGATGTACCCACtcaa gcCCAGTTGGTGGTTCTGTGCATTCCCATACAGTTTCCTCATCTTTGTTTACGATGAGGTCCGGAAACTCATCCTCCGCAGAAACCCTGGAG gctGGGTGGAAAAGGAGACATACTATTGA